In the Malania oleifera isolate guangnan ecotype guangnan chromosome 1, ASM2987363v1, whole genome shotgun sequence genome, one interval contains:
- the LOC131164998 gene encoding pentatricopeptide repeat-containing protein At5g15300 isoform X3, with protein sequence MIRKKLTDKSSNRHQRWSLWQRCTALSTLKQIHASMVIHGFNNSPSALRELVFAGAVAISGAIEHTHKVFAYITEPDLFMWNTMIRGSAQSPNPAKAISLYTQMEKKGVAPDSFTFPFVLKACTRLRWVNMGLGTHGRVVKFGFELNTFVRNTLIYFHANCGDIRMASVLFDDLAKRNVVAWSALTAGYAKRGELSIARQLFDEMPVKDLVSWNVMITAYAKQGEMDSARKLFDQVPERDVVTWNVMIAGYVLCGSHQLALQMFEEMRCVGEQPDEVTMLSLLSACADMGDLDVGQKIHLSLLEMSSGDLSIVLSNAMIDMYAKCGSIERAIKVFQGMREKDASTWNSIIGGLAFHGNAEKSIHLFVEMQRLKIRPNEITFVGVIMACSHAGKVEEGREYFKLMTDKYHIEPNIKHYGCMVDMLGRAGLLNEAFDFVDKMPMKPNAIIWRTLLGACRIHGNEELGRRANENLLKMRRDQSGDYVLLSNIYASRGDWGGVEKVRKLMDDSGVKKEPGCSLIEEDNKLLMHFMFDSKLKLRNRVFRAAKGQSKGLPDRCPTLIDNLFLHLIGHIKESAVLLSVGSQKKHCLICCLEVCGNVSFL encoded by the exons ATGATCCGAAAGAAATTAACGGACAAGAGCTCAAACCGTCACCAACGGTGGAGCCTATGGCAAAGGTGCACAGCGCTCAGCACCCTGAAACAAATCCACGCGTCCATGGTCATCCATGGCTTCAACAACAGCCCCTCCGCGCTCAGAGAACTTGTTTTTGCCGGGGCTGTTGCCATATCGGGAGCCATAGAGCACACCCACAAGGTGTTCGCTTATATTACTGAACCAGATCTCTTTATGTGGAACACCATGATTAGAGGCTCAGCTCAGAGTCCAAACCCAGCAAAAGCTATATCTCTGTATACCCAGATGGAGAAAAAGGGTGTGGCACCTGATAGCTTCACGTTCCCCTTTGTCCTCAAGGCATGCACCAGGCTTCGCTGGGTCAATATGGGTTTGGGGACACATGGGAGGGTTGTAAAATTTGGGTTTGAGTTGAATACTTTTGTCAGAAATACTCTTATTTATTTTCATGCTAATTGTGGGGATATAAGGATGGCAAGTGTGCTATTTGATGATTTGGCGAAGCGGAATGTGGTTGCTTGGTCAGCGTTGACAGCTGGGTATGCAAAACGGGGAGAGTTGAGCATTGCGCGGCAGCTTTTTGACGAAATGCCTGTTAAAGATTTAGTTTCTTGGAATGTAATGATTACAGCTTATGCGAAGCAAGGGGAGATGGATAGTGCGAGGAAACTTTTTGATCAGGTGCCTGAAAGAGATGTTGTCACTTGGAATGTAATGATAGCAGGATATGTACTTTGTGGCTCACACCAGTTAGCATTGCAGATGTTTGAGGAGATGAGATGTGTTGGAGAGCAGCCTGATGAGGTTACCATGTTGAGTCTTTTATCTGCATGCGCCGATATGGGGGATTTAGATGTTGGGCAGAAGATACATTTATCCCTGTTGGAGATGAGTTCAGGAGATTTGAGCATTGTACTTAGTAATGCGATGATAGACATGTATGCCAAGTGTGGAAGTATTGAGAGAGCAATCAAAGTGTTCCAAGGGATGCGAGAGAAAGATGCATCGACATGGAATTCTATAATAGGGGGGCTGGCTTTCCATGGCAATGCTGAGAAATCAATCCATCTATTTGTTGAGATGCAAAGATTGAAAATCAGACCGAACGAGATTACATTTGTTGGAGTTATAATGGCTTGCAGTCATGCTGGGAAAGTTGAAGAGGGTCGTGAATATTTTAAACTTATGACAGATAAGTATCATATCGAGCCAAACATAAAGCATTATGGGTGTATGGTGGACATGCTGGGGCGTGCTGGGCTGTTAAATGAAGCCTTTGATTTTGTTGACAAAATGCCAATGAAACCGAATGCTATTATTTGGAGGACTCTGCTTGGGGCTTGTAGAATTCATGGAAACGAGGAGCTTGGTAGGCGTGCAAATGAGAACCTACTTAAAATGAGAAGGGACCAAAGTGGGGATTATGTATTACTTTCTAACATATATGCGTCACGAGGTGATTGGGGTGGAGTTGAGAAGGTGAGGAAGTTGATGGATGATAGCGGGGTGAAGAAAGAGCCTGGCTGTAGCCTAATTGAAGAAGATAATAAACttctcatgcatttcatgttcGACTCAAAACTTAAGTTAAGAAATAGAGTTTTCAGAGCTGCAAAGGG TCAATCAAAAGGGTTGCCCGACAGATGCCCTACTCTAATTGATAATCTTTTCCTGCACTTAATCGGGCACATTAAAGAATCTGCAGTGTTACTTTCTGTCGGCTCCCAAAAGAAGCATTGTTTGATATGTTGCTTAGAGGTATGTGGCAATGTCTCATTTCTTTGA
- the LOC131164998 gene encoding pentatricopeptide repeat-containing protein At5g15300 isoform X2: MIRKKLTDKSSNRHQRWSLWQRCTALSTLKQIHASMVIHGFNNSPSALRELVFAGAVAISGAIEHTHKVFAYITEPDLFMWNTMIRGSAQSPNPAKAISLYTQMEKKGVAPDSFTFPFVLKACTRLRWVNMGLGTHGRVVKFGFELNTFVRNTLIYFHANCGDIRMASVLFDDLAKRNVVAWSALTAGYAKRGELSIARQLFDEMPVKDLVSWNVMITAYAKQGEMDSARKLFDQVPERDVVTWNVMIAGYVLCGSHQLALQMFEEMRCVGEQPDEVTMLSLLSACADMGDLDVGQKIHLSLLEMSSGDLSIVLSNAMIDMYAKCGSIERAIKVFQGMREKDASTWNSIIGGLAFHGNAEKSIHLFVEMQRLKIRPNEITFVGVIMACSHAGKVEEGREYFKLMTDKYHIEPNIKHYGCMVDMLGRAGLLNEAFDFVDKMPMKPNAIIWRTLLGACRIHGNEELGRRANENLLKMRRDQSGDYVLLSNIYASRGDWGGVEKVRKLMDDSGVKKEPGCSLIEEDNKLLMHFMFDSKLKLRNRVFRAAKGLVVTASLVSCKEYIKGTGGVLHFAQPKFSPFLQQQVHVLGCHHLCASFQCLQDHALQFLWFCYNMQGNEQSTKQNFPVTGSKAPQLFYYYLPESK; the protein is encoded by the exons ATGATCCGAAAGAAATTAACGGACAAGAGCTCAAACCGTCACCAACGGTGGAGCCTATGGCAAAGGTGCACAGCGCTCAGCACCCTGAAACAAATCCACGCGTCCATGGTCATCCATGGCTTCAACAACAGCCCCTCCGCGCTCAGAGAACTTGTTTTTGCCGGGGCTGTTGCCATATCGGGAGCCATAGAGCACACCCACAAGGTGTTCGCTTATATTACTGAACCAGATCTCTTTATGTGGAACACCATGATTAGAGGCTCAGCTCAGAGTCCAAACCCAGCAAAAGCTATATCTCTGTATACCCAGATGGAGAAAAAGGGTGTGGCACCTGATAGCTTCACGTTCCCCTTTGTCCTCAAGGCATGCACCAGGCTTCGCTGGGTCAATATGGGTTTGGGGACACATGGGAGGGTTGTAAAATTTGGGTTTGAGTTGAATACTTTTGTCAGAAATACTCTTATTTATTTTCATGCTAATTGTGGGGATATAAGGATGGCAAGTGTGCTATTTGATGATTTGGCGAAGCGGAATGTGGTTGCTTGGTCAGCGTTGACAGCTGGGTATGCAAAACGGGGAGAGTTGAGCATTGCGCGGCAGCTTTTTGACGAAATGCCTGTTAAAGATTTAGTTTCTTGGAATGTAATGATTACAGCTTATGCGAAGCAAGGGGAGATGGATAGTGCGAGGAAACTTTTTGATCAGGTGCCTGAAAGAGATGTTGTCACTTGGAATGTAATGATAGCAGGATATGTACTTTGTGGCTCACACCAGTTAGCATTGCAGATGTTTGAGGAGATGAGATGTGTTGGAGAGCAGCCTGATGAGGTTACCATGTTGAGTCTTTTATCTGCATGCGCCGATATGGGGGATTTAGATGTTGGGCAGAAGATACATTTATCCCTGTTGGAGATGAGTTCAGGAGATTTGAGCATTGTACTTAGTAATGCGATGATAGACATGTATGCCAAGTGTGGAAGTATTGAGAGAGCAATCAAAGTGTTCCAAGGGATGCGAGAGAAAGATGCATCGACATGGAATTCTATAATAGGGGGGCTGGCTTTCCATGGCAATGCTGAGAAATCAATCCATCTATTTGTTGAGATGCAAAGATTGAAAATCAGACCGAACGAGATTACATTTGTTGGAGTTATAATGGCTTGCAGTCATGCTGGGAAAGTTGAAGAGGGTCGTGAATATTTTAAACTTATGACAGATAAGTATCATATCGAGCCAAACATAAAGCATTATGGGTGTATGGTGGACATGCTGGGGCGTGCTGGGCTGTTAAATGAAGCCTTTGATTTTGTTGACAAAATGCCAATGAAACCGAATGCTATTATTTGGAGGACTCTGCTTGGGGCTTGTAGAATTCATGGAAACGAGGAGCTTGGTAGGCGTGCAAATGAGAACCTACTTAAAATGAGAAGGGACCAAAGTGGGGATTATGTATTACTTTCTAACATATATGCGTCACGAGGTGATTGGGGTGGAGTTGAGAAGGTGAGGAAGTTGATGGATGATAGCGGGGTGAAGAAAGAGCCTGGCTGTAGCCTAATTGAAGAAGATAATAAACttctcatgcatttcatgttcGACTCAAAACTTAAGTTAAGAAATAGAGTTTTCAGAGCTGCAAAGGG GCTGGTTGTCACAGCTTCACTTGTTTCTTGTAAAGAATATATTAAAGGCACTGGAGGAGTGCTGCATTTTGCCCAACCAAAGTTTTCACCATTTCTGCAGCAGCAGGTGCACGTTCTTGGTTGCCACCATCTCTGCGCCTCTTTTCAATGCCTTCAAGACCATGCTTTGCAATTTCTCTGGTTCTGCTACAACATGCAAG
- the LOC131164998 gene encoding pentatricopeptide repeat-containing protein At5g15300 isoform X5: MIRKKLTDKSSNRHQRWSLWQRCTALSTLKQIHASMVIHGFNNSPSALRELVFAGAVAISGAIEHTHKVFAYITEPDLFMWNTMIRGSAQSPNPAKAISLYTQMEKKGVAPDSFTFPFVLKACTRLRWVNMGLGTHGRVVKFGFELNTFVRNTLIYFHANCGDIRMASVLFDDLAKRNVVAWSALTAGYAKRGELSIARQLFDEMPVKDLVSWNVMITAYAKQGEMDSARKLFDQVPERDVVTWNVMIAGYVLCGSHQLALQMFEEMRCVGEQPDEVTMLSLLSACADMGDLDVGQKIHLSLLEMSSGDLSIVLSNAMIDMYAKCGSIERAIKVFQGMREKDASTWNSIIGGLAFHGNAEKSIHLFVEMQRLKIRPNEITFVGVIMACSHAGKVEEGREYFKLMTDKYHIEPNIKHYGCMVDMLGRAGLLNEAFDFVDKMPMKPNAIIWRTLLGACRIHGNEELGRRANENLLKMRRDQSGDYVLLSNIYASRGDWGGVEKVRKLMDDSGVKKEPGCSLIEEDNKLLMHFMFDSKLKLRNRVFRAAKG; encoded by the exons ATGATCCGAAAGAAATTAACGGACAAGAGCTCAAACCGTCACCAACGGTGGAGCCTATGGCAAAGGTGCACAGCGCTCAGCACCCTGAAACAAATCCACGCGTCCATGGTCATCCATGGCTTCAACAACAGCCCCTCCGCGCTCAGAGAACTTGTTTTTGCCGGGGCTGTTGCCATATCGGGAGCCATAGAGCACACCCACAAGGTGTTCGCTTATATTACTGAACCAGATCTCTTTATGTGGAACACCATGATTAGAGGCTCAGCTCAGAGTCCAAACCCAGCAAAAGCTATATCTCTGTATACCCAGATGGAGAAAAAGGGTGTGGCACCTGATAGCTTCACGTTCCCCTTTGTCCTCAAGGCATGCACCAGGCTTCGCTGGGTCAATATGGGTTTGGGGACACATGGGAGGGTTGTAAAATTTGGGTTTGAGTTGAATACTTTTGTCAGAAATACTCTTATTTATTTTCATGCTAATTGTGGGGATATAAGGATGGCAAGTGTGCTATTTGATGATTTGGCGAAGCGGAATGTGGTTGCTTGGTCAGCGTTGACAGCTGGGTATGCAAAACGGGGAGAGTTGAGCATTGCGCGGCAGCTTTTTGACGAAATGCCTGTTAAAGATTTAGTTTCTTGGAATGTAATGATTACAGCTTATGCGAAGCAAGGGGAGATGGATAGTGCGAGGAAACTTTTTGATCAGGTGCCTGAAAGAGATGTTGTCACTTGGAATGTAATGATAGCAGGATATGTACTTTGTGGCTCACACCAGTTAGCATTGCAGATGTTTGAGGAGATGAGATGTGTTGGAGAGCAGCCTGATGAGGTTACCATGTTGAGTCTTTTATCTGCATGCGCCGATATGGGGGATTTAGATGTTGGGCAGAAGATACATTTATCCCTGTTGGAGATGAGTTCAGGAGATTTGAGCATTGTACTTAGTAATGCGATGATAGACATGTATGCCAAGTGTGGAAGTATTGAGAGAGCAATCAAAGTGTTCCAAGGGATGCGAGAGAAAGATGCATCGACATGGAATTCTATAATAGGGGGGCTGGCTTTCCATGGCAATGCTGAGAAATCAATCCATCTATTTGTTGAGATGCAAAGATTGAAAATCAGACCGAACGAGATTACATTTGTTGGAGTTATAATGGCTTGCAGTCATGCTGGGAAAGTTGAAGAGGGTCGTGAATATTTTAAACTTATGACAGATAAGTATCATATCGAGCCAAACATAAAGCATTATGGGTGTATGGTGGACATGCTGGGGCGTGCTGGGCTGTTAAATGAAGCCTTTGATTTTGTTGACAAAATGCCAATGAAACCGAATGCTATTATTTGGAGGACTCTGCTTGGGGCTTGTAGAATTCATGGAAACGAGGAGCTTGGTAGGCGTGCAAATGAGAACCTACTTAAAATGAGAAGGGACCAAAGTGGGGATTATGTATTACTTTCTAACATATATGCGTCACGAGGTGATTGGGGTGGAGTTGAGAAGGTGAGGAAGTTGATGGATGATAGCGGGGTGAAGAAAGAGCCTGGCTGTAGCCTAATTGAAGAAGATAATAAACttctcatgcatttcatgttcGACTCAAAACTTAAGTTAAGAAATAGAGTTTTCAGAGCTGCAAAGGG GTAG
- the LOC131164998 gene encoding pentatricopeptide repeat-containing protein At5g15300 isoform X4, translating to MIRKKLTDKSSNRHQRWSLWQRCTALSTLKQIHASMVIHGFNNSPSALRELVFAGAVAISGAIEHTHKVFAYITEPDLFMWNTMIRGSAQSPNPAKAISLYTQMEKKGVAPDSFTFPFVLKACTRLRWVNMGLGTHGRVVKFGFELNTFVRNTLIYFHANCGDIRMASVLFDDLAKRNVVAWSALTAGYAKRGELSIARQLFDEMPVKDLVSWNVMITAYAKQGEMDSARKLFDQVPERDVVTWNVMIAGYVLCGSHQLALQMFEEMRCVGEQPDEVTMLSLLSACADMGDLDVGQKIHLSLLEMSSGDLSIVLSNAMIDMYAKCGSIERAIKVFQGMREKDASTWNSIIGGLAFHGNAEKSIHLFVEMQRLKIRPNEITFVGVIMACSHAGKVEEGREYFKLMTDKYHIEPNIKHYGCMVDMLGRAGLLNEAFDFVDKMPMKPNAIIWRTLLGACRIHGNEELGRRANENLLKMRRDQSGDYVLLSNIYASRGDWGGVEKVRKLMDDSGVKKEPGCSLIEEDNKLLMHFMFDSKLKLRNRVFRAAKGLVVTASLVSCKEYIKGTGGVLHFAQPKFSPFLQQQVHVLGCHHLCASFQCLQDHALQFLWFCYNMQVNQKGCPTDALL from the exons ATGATCCGAAAGAAATTAACGGACAAGAGCTCAAACCGTCACCAACGGTGGAGCCTATGGCAAAGGTGCACAGCGCTCAGCACCCTGAAACAAATCCACGCGTCCATGGTCATCCATGGCTTCAACAACAGCCCCTCCGCGCTCAGAGAACTTGTTTTTGCCGGGGCTGTTGCCATATCGGGAGCCATAGAGCACACCCACAAGGTGTTCGCTTATATTACTGAACCAGATCTCTTTATGTGGAACACCATGATTAGAGGCTCAGCTCAGAGTCCAAACCCAGCAAAAGCTATATCTCTGTATACCCAGATGGAGAAAAAGGGTGTGGCACCTGATAGCTTCACGTTCCCCTTTGTCCTCAAGGCATGCACCAGGCTTCGCTGGGTCAATATGGGTTTGGGGACACATGGGAGGGTTGTAAAATTTGGGTTTGAGTTGAATACTTTTGTCAGAAATACTCTTATTTATTTTCATGCTAATTGTGGGGATATAAGGATGGCAAGTGTGCTATTTGATGATTTGGCGAAGCGGAATGTGGTTGCTTGGTCAGCGTTGACAGCTGGGTATGCAAAACGGGGAGAGTTGAGCATTGCGCGGCAGCTTTTTGACGAAATGCCTGTTAAAGATTTAGTTTCTTGGAATGTAATGATTACAGCTTATGCGAAGCAAGGGGAGATGGATAGTGCGAGGAAACTTTTTGATCAGGTGCCTGAAAGAGATGTTGTCACTTGGAATGTAATGATAGCAGGATATGTACTTTGTGGCTCACACCAGTTAGCATTGCAGATGTTTGAGGAGATGAGATGTGTTGGAGAGCAGCCTGATGAGGTTACCATGTTGAGTCTTTTATCTGCATGCGCCGATATGGGGGATTTAGATGTTGGGCAGAAGATACATTTATCCCTGTTGGAGATGAGTTCAGGAGATTTGAGCATTGTACTTAGTAATGCGATGATAGACATGTATGCCAAGTGTGGAAGTATTGAGAGAGCAATCAAAGTGTTCCAAGGGATGCGAGAGAAAGATGCATCGACATGGAATTCTATAATAGGGGGGCTGGCTTTCCATGGCAATGCTGAGAAATCAATCCATCTATTTGTTGAGATGCAAAGATTGAAAATCAGACCGAACGAGATTACATTTGTTGGAGTTATAATGGCTTGCAGTCATGCTGGGAAAGTTGAAGAGGGTCGTGAATATTTTAAACTTATGACAGATAAGTATCATATCGAGCCAAACATAAAGCATTATGGGTGTATGGTGGACATGCTGGGGCGTGCTGGGCTGTTAAATGAAGCCTTTGATTTTGTTGACAAAATGCCAATGAAACCGAATGCTATTATTTGGAGGACTCTGCTTGGGGCTTGTAGAATTCATGGAAACGAGGAGCTTGGTAGGCGTGCAAATGAGAACCTACTTAAAATGAGAAGGGACCAAAGTGGGGATTATGTATTACTTTCTAACATATATGCGTCACGAGGTGATTGGGGTGGAGTTGAGAAGGTGAGGAAGTTGATGGATGATAGCGGGGTGAAGAAAGAGCCTGGCTGTAGCCTAATTGAAGAAGATAATAAACttctcatgcatttcatgttcGACTCAAAACTTAAGTTAAGAAATAGAGTTTTCAGAGCTGCAAAGGG GCTGGTTGTCACAGCTTCACTTGTTTCTTGTAAAGAATATATTAAAGGCACTGGAGGAGTGCTGCATTTTGCCCAACCAAAGTTTTCACCATTTCTGCAGCAGCAGGTGCACGTTCTTGGTTGCCACCATCTCTGCGCCTCTTTTCAATGCCTTCAAGACCATGCTTTGCAATTTCTCTGGTTCTGCTACAACATGCAAG TCAATCAAAAGGGTTGCCCGACAGATGCCCTACTCTAA
- the LOC131164998 gene encoding pentatricopeptide repeat-containing protein At5g15300 isoform X1 — protein MIRKKLTDKSSNRHQRWSLWQRCTALSTLKQIHASMVIHGFNNSPSALRELVFAGAVAISGAIEHTHKVFAYITEPDLFMWNTMIRGSAQSPNPAKAISLYTQMEKKGVAPDSFTFPFVLKACTRLRWVNMGLGTHGRVVKFGFELNTFVRNTLIYFHANCGDIRMASVLFDDLAKRNVVAWSALTAGYAKRGELSIARQLFDEMPVKDLVSWNVMITAYAKQGEMDSARKLFDQVPERDVVTWNVMIAGYVLCGSHQLALQMFEEMRCVGEQPDEVTMLSLLSACADMGDLDVGQKIHLSLLEMSSGDLSIVLSNAMIDMYAKCGSIERAIKVFQGMREKDASTWNSIIGGLAFHGNAEKSIHLFVEMQRLKIRPNEITFVGVIMACSHAGKVEEGREYFKLMTDKYHIEPNIKHYGCMVDMLGRAGLLNEAFDFVDKMPMKPNAIIWRTLLGACRIHGNEELGRRANENLLKMRRDQSGDYVLLSNIYASRGDWGGVEKVRKLMDDSGVKKEPGCSLIEEDNKLLMHFMFDSKLKLRNRVFRAAKGLVVTASLVSCKEYIKGTGGVLHFAQPKFSPFLQQQVHVLGCHHLCASFQCLQDHALQFLWFCYNMQGSSMHSSITSDYPHSFHIFNVSDFFISHHYNCHTI, from the exons ATGATCCGAAAGAAATTAACGGACAAGAGCTCAAACCGTCACCAACGGTGGAGCCTATGGCAAAGGTGCACAGCGCTCAGCACCCTGAAACAAATCCACGCGTCCATGGTCATCCATGGCTTCAACAACAGCCCCTCCGCGCTCAGAGAACTTGTTTTTGCCGGGGCTGTTGCCATATCGGGAGCCATAGAGCACACCCACAAGGTGTTCGCTTATATTACTGAACCAGATCTCTTTATGTGGAACACCATGATTAGAGGCTCAGCTCAGAGTCCAAACCCAGCAAAAGCTATATCTCTGTATACCCAGATGGAGAAAAAGGGTGTGGCACCTGATAGCTTCACGTTCCCCTTTGTCCTCAAGGCATGCACCAGGCTTCGCTGGGTCAATATGGGTTTGGGGACACATGGGAGGGTTGTAAAATTTGGGTTTGAGTTGAATACTTTTGTCAGAAATACTCTTATTTATTTTCATGCTAATTGTGGGGATATAAGGATGGCAAGTGTGCTATTTGATGATTTGGCGAAGCGGAATGTGGTTGCTTGGTCAGCGTTGACAGCTGGGTATGCAAAACGGGGAGAGTTGAGCATTGCGCGGCAGCTTTTTGACGAAATGCCTGTTAAAGATTTAGTTTCTTGGAATGTAATGATTACAGCTTATGCGAAGCAAGGGGAGATGGATAGTGCGAGGAAACTTTTTGATCAGGTGCCTGAAAGAGATGTTGTCACTTGGAATGTAATGATAGCAGGATATGTACTTTGTGGCTCACACCAGTTAGCATTGCAGATGTTTGAGGAGATGAGATGTGTTGGAGAGCAGCCTGATGAGGTTACCATGTTGAGTCTTTTATCTGCATGCGCCGATATGGGGGATTTAGATGTTGGGCAGAAGATACATTTATCCCTGTTGGAGATGAGTTCAGGAGATTTGAGCATTGTACTTAGTAATGCGATGATAGACATGTATGCCAAGTGTGGAAGTATTGAGAGAGCAATCAAAGTGTTCCAAGGGATGCGAGAGAAAGATGCATCGACATGGAATTCTATAATAGGGGGGCTGGCTTTCCATGGCAATGCTGAGAAATCAATCCATCTATTTGTTGAGATGCAAAGATTGAAAATCAGACCGAACGAGATTACATTTGTTGGAGTTATAATGGCTTGCAGTCATGCTGGGAAAGTTGAAGAGGGTCGTGAATATTTTAAACTTATGACAGATAAGTATCATATCGAGCCAAACATAAAGCATTATGGGTGTATGGTGGACATGCTGGGGCGTGCTGGGCTGTTAAATGAAGCCTTTGATTTTGTTGACAAAATGCCAATGAAACCGAATGCTATTATTTGGAGGACTCTGCTTGGGGCTTGTAGAATTCATGGAAACGAGGAGCTTGGTAGGCGTGCAAATGAGAACCTACTTAAAATGAGAAGGGACCAAAGTGGGGATTATGTATTACTTTCTAACATATATGCGTCACGAGGTGATTGGGGTGGAGTTGAGAAGGTGAGGAAGTTGATGGATGATAGCGGGGTGAAGAAAGAGCCTGGCTGTAGCCTAATTGAAGAAGATAATAAACttctcatgcatttcatgttcGACTCAAAACTTAAGTTAAGAAATAGAGTTTTCAGAGCTGCAAAGGG GCTGGTTGTCACAGCTTCACTTGTTTCTTGTAAAGAATATATTAAAGGCACTGGAGGAGTGCTGCATTTTGCCCAACCAAAGTTTTCACCATTTCTGCAGCAGCAGGTGCACGTTCTTGGTTGCCACCATCTCTGCGCCTCTTTTCAATGCCTTCAAGACCATGCTTTGCAATTTCTCTGGTTCTGCTACAACATGCAAGGTAGCTCTATGCACTCTTCCATCACTTCCGATTATCCCCATTCTTTCCACATTTTCAATGTCTCAGATTTTTTTATTAGTCACCACTACAACTGCCACACCATCTGA